One genomic window of Nicotiana sylvestris chromosome 10, ASM39365v2, whole genome shotgun sequence includes the following:
- the LOC138879345 gene encoding uncharacterized protein: MKDLVTKKGSMDYETIKMTYQVSAIIHSMAPKLEDHDVFTIGSADFAKALCDLGASINLMPYSVFMTLGIGKPRPTSMRFQIADRIMKRPLGIIDDVLVRLDKFILPTNFVILDCEVDYVVMIISGRPFLATGKALVDVEARELTFRVGDEKVVFHVCKSMNQPNISEVCSFVDLIMTVIIDDTSSIMGDPPA; the protein is encoded by the coding sequence atgaaagacttggtgacaaagaaaggATCCATGGATTATGAGACTATCAAGATGAcctaccaagttagtgcaataatACACTCAATGGCTCCGAAGCTAGAAGATCACGATGTTttcaccattgggagtgcagactttgcaaaagcactatgtgatttgggggcaagtatcaatttgatgccttactcagtTTTtatgactttgggtattgggaaaccaaggccgacttccatgagatttcAAATAGCAGATAGAAtaatgaagagaccattgggtataattgatgatgttcttgtccggttggacaaatttatcttgccaactaattttgtgatcttggattgtgaagtAGATTATGTGGTTATGATCATAtcgggaagacctttccttgcaactgggaaggccttagttgatgtggaagcaaggGAACTCAcattccgggtgggtgatgagaaagtggtctttcatgtgtgcaagtcaatgaatcAACCCAACAtttctgaagtgtgctcttttgtggatcttatcatgacagtgataattgatgatacTAGTTCAATaatgggagatccccctgcatag